A region of the Methanoculleus sp. SDB genome:
CGGCCGGGTATACGCGCCGGAGGCGGCAACCTCCGCAAGTGCGGCGTATGCATCCAGCAGCCCGAGAGAGCGCGCCGTCGCCTGCATGTCCGGGACATGCTCCCTGAGAAGCGCGATCAAAGCCGTATAGAGATCCGCTTCAACCGCACTCCGTCTCTCTTCGGCATGCGCGATCACCGCTTCCTTCTCCTGCAGAGCGGGGAGAGTATACCGTTCCCCGTTTGCCGTTGTCTGTTTTCGCTGGTACTCGGGGGGGACCAGCCTGACATTCGGGCGGGTAACCTCGATATAGTACCCGAATATCCTGTTGTATCCGACCTTGAGCGACTTGATCCCGGTCCGGTCACGTTCCTGCTGCTGGAATTCGGCAATCCAGGTTATACCCGTTGTTGCCGTGCGGTGCAGTTCATCGAATTGTTCGTCGTACCCCTCGCGGATGACGCCGCCCGAGCGTGCAAGCAGCGGGGGTTCATCCACCACCGCCCGCCTGATAAGGTCCGCCGTTTCCGTCATGGGCATGATTCCGCCCGCAGCCGCGGCAATCCGGACTGGAAGCGCGTCCCCGTGCCGTTCCAACAGTTCCCGAACCGGAGGAATCCGCTCAAGTGATGCGCGAAGGGTCACGAGATCCCGCGGCCCCGCATTGCCGTACGAGATGCGCCCGGCGATCCGTTCGATATCAGCGAACCGGTGAAGGAGAGCGCGGAGATCGGCACGGTCAACGGGGTTGCGGATAAAAAATTCAACCGCATCAAGCCGTTCTTCTATTGCAGTTTTCGTGACAAGGGGTGCGGTCACCCATGATCTGAGCGTCCGGCTCCCCATCGGGGTCCTGGCATCGTCGAGCAGTTCGATGAGCGTTGACGAGGTATCGCCTTTTCTGATGCTCTCTATGATTTCAAGGTTTCTGAGCGTAATTGAGTCGAGCACCATGCTCGTATCTTCATGCCGGACGGACATTCCGTTGATGTGGGCAAGACCGGCTTTCTGCGTATCCTTTGCATACCAGAGGCACGCCCCCGCGGCGGCAATGCTCTCCGGCATCTCTGCGCACCCGAATCCCTCGAGTGAGGCAACGCCAAATTGCTCGCAGAGGAGTGGCAGTGTCCTCCCGGTGTCAAACGCCTCATATCCTCCGGTCGTCACGACTACGCCGCGGTGCCTGAGGCATTTTTTTACGTGCTCGGAGAGATCGGGTGGTACGATGCACTCCGTGGGGCGATATCGCGCGACCCATGAAAGAAGATCCTGTCCCGCATCATCCGCTCCTGAGCGCGCGACGAAAAATTCTCCGGTGGATATATCGAGGAACGCAAGCCCGTATACGTGGCGTTTGGCATCAGGCGCTATGCCCATAAGATACGAGGGGCCGCTCGCAGGAAGCATCCCGGAATCAATGACGGTTCCCGGTGTGACAATACGCACAACATCGCGCTGTACAACGCCCTTCGCCTTCTTCGGGTCTTCAACCTGCTCGCAGACCGCAACCCGGTACCCCTTTGCCACGAGGCGCGCGATGTAGGATTCTCCCGCATGAACAGGGACACCTGCAAGCGGCATCCTCTCCCCGTTCCGCGTCCGTCCCCGTGACGTAAGCGTGATGTCGAGTTCCCGCGCAACAACCTCGGCATCTTCACCGAATGTCTCGAAAAAGTCCCCCATCTGGAAAAAAATGATAGCGTCCGGGTGCCGTTCCTTCATGGTGTAGAACTGCCGCATCGCCGGCGTGGGCCCGTCCTTCATGCGTCTCCTTACACTGTCTGGCAGGAGGGAATATAAGTGCCGTGGTTCTGATAACCGCGGAACAGGTGACCGGTTCTCCGCGGATCATACGGCAGCCGGTTCCCTTTCCCTGCCGCTCGCCTGCAGGGCGGCCGCTGCACCACCCAAAGAACAATACCCGTGTAAAGCGCATCATTTAACGATAGGATATGGCAAAAACGATCGTGGAAAAGATCTTTTCCCGTACATGCGCACGGGGTGTGTCGGCAGGTGAAGTGGTGATGGCGCCGGTGGACGGGGCCATGATTCATGACATCACCGGCCCTCTTGCCATCCATAAATTCCATGAAATGGGCGGCGAAAGGGTTTTCGATCCCTCGAAGGTGATCATGCTCTTCGACCATCAGGTTCCGGCCGATTCCATCTCAGCCGCAGAACTTCAGCAGTTCATGCGTTCTTTTGCATCCGGGCAGGGAATATACAATTACGATCTTCGCGAGGGCGTCTGCCACCAGGTCGTTATGGAAAAAGGCCGGGCTGCACCCGGTGAGATTATTGTCGGGTCCGATTCCCATACCTGCATGTATGGTGCGGCGGGGGCATTTGCCACCGGGATTGGATCGACCGACATGGGCTTTGTCCTCCGGTACGGAGCGCTTTACTTCCGGGTGCCCGAAAGTATCAGGATCGATATCAGCGGCACTTTTCCCGAATGGGTCGGGGCAAAAGATTTCATCCTCTCTCTTGCCAGCGATATCGGTGCAGACGGCGCGACGTACCAGGCACTTGAATTTACCGGCGAGGCGATCGGCCGGATGGATATGGCGGGACGGATGACCTGCTGCAATATGGCGATTGAGATGGGCGGAAAGGCAGGGATTGTCCCTCCCGACACAACGACATGGGCATATGTCGGTGAAAGGCGGGATATTGTACCGTTTGATCTTGCCAGCGATGACGGTGCCTCGTACGCGGCATGGAAATCGTATGACGTCAGCGATCTCGAACCGCAGGTGGCGGTTCCGCACAATGTCGATCATGTGGTCGCTGTGGGCGAGGTGGCGGGCACACCCGTTGATCAGGTATTCATCGGCTCCTGCACAAACGGACGCTTCGAAGATTTTCGTGATGCGGCCAGAATTCTCGGAGATCGGCGCTTTTCGGATGACGTGCGGGTCATCATCATCCCCGCGTCGCGCGAGGAGTACCTGAAAACGCTCCGCGCAGGCTACATCGAGCGCTTCGTGGGGGCGGGCGCTCTCGTCGAGGCGCCATGCTGCGGCCCCTGTATGGGAGGGGCGTTTGGCCTGCTGGCACCGGGTGAGGTCTCGCTCTCCACATCGAACCGCAACTTCCGCGGGCGGCAGGGCAGTACGGATGCGAAGGTCTACCTTGCTTCCGCAGCAACCGCCGCTGCAACCGCGATTACGGGGGAGATTGCCGATCCGAGAGAGGTGGCATGATGCGGGTCTGGGTGTTTGGTGACGATATCGACACGGATGCGATCATCCCGGGCAGGTACCTCACCATCTATGATCCGAAAGAGCTCGCCACGCATGCCTTCGAGGGAACGCGGGACGATTTCCGGACGGATGCCCGGGAGGGCGATATCATCGTCGCCGGCAGGAATTTCGGGTGCGGGTCATCGCGCGAACACGCCCCCCTCGCACTCCGGGGAGCGGGGGTTCGCCTGATTGTCGCCCGGTCATTTGCCCGGATCTTCTACCGCAATTCAATAAATACCGGAATTATGCCGGTTGTATGCCCGGATATCGGGGCTATAGGGGAAACAAGCAGGATTGCCGTACATTCCGAGGCCGGATACGTTGATGCCGACGGGGTGCGATATCCGATCGAACCGGTTCCCGGGTTTCTCCGGCAGATTGTCGCAGCCGGCGGGCTGGTTCCGTATGCACGGGAGATTGAGGAGGTGGAGACATGTACCGGGTCGCGGCAATAGCTGGGGACGGCATCGGCCCGGAGATCATCGCGGCCGGGAAAAAGGTCCTTGACGCTGCATCGGAAAAATTCGGGTTTGAGATTGCCTGGGAGGATTTTCCAATCGGTGCCGACCGTTATCTCGAGACGGGTGAGCTCCTCACCGAAGACGACCTGAAAGATCTCTCCCGGTTCCGGGCAATTTATTTCGGTGCGATCGGGGATGACCGGATAGCGCCGGGGATTCTGGAAAAGGGAATCCTTCTCGCACTCCGTTTCTATTTTGACCAGTATATCAACCTGCGTCCGGTGCGGTTGCTCGAAGGCGTATGGACACCACTCGCCGGAAAAACGCCGGCCGATATCGACTTCACGATTGTGAGGGAGAATACCGAGGATTTCTATGTCGGTCTCGGATCGCGCTTCTCGGGACGGGAGCGGCGGGAGTTTACCCTCTCACGCGATCTGTATTCGGTGAAGTTCGGACTTGATGTCGAAAGCGACAGCGAGGAGATCGCATATCAGATTGGTGTCCTGTCACGGGAGGGATCACGGCGTGTGATCCGGTACGCGTTTGACTGCGCAGCGGTACGGAAGAGGCGTCTTACATCGGTTGACAAGGCGAATGTTCTCTCCGACGTGTACGGGCTCTGGCGCGATGTCGTACATGAAGTTGCAGCCGGTTATCCGACCGTATCGACGGAATTTTCCTACGTCGATGCGATCACGATGTGGTTTGTCAAGAATCCGGAATGGTTCGACGTCGTCGTGACCCCCAATATGTTCGGTGACATCATAACCGATCTCGGGGCCATGATACAGGGCGGGCTCGGCCTTGCACCCGGCGGGAACATCAATCCGACCGGCACATCTATGTTCGAACCGATTCACGGATCGGCTCCGAAATACAAGGGTCTCGGTGTCGCGAATCCCGTTGCCACGATATGGGCGGGGTCGATGCTGCTCGATCACCTCGGGGAGCATGCAGCTGCCGCCTCGGTGCTGGCGGGAATCGAGAAAAGCATCAGGGATGGCATCACTACCCGTGATATGGGGGGAGATGAGACAACCGCCGGCGTAGGAGAGGCAATCAGCCGTTTCATTCTGGGCGGCGGGGTGTAAAATTCCATTCCACAATGTATATTTTCTTTTCCATGGTAACCCTTTCACTACAGTGCAACGTACTGGTTGCACAGCTTCACCGTGCATTTTACATCGATAGCGGTTCGCAGGAACGGGTGTCAGCGTGAAAATATATCAAAAAACGAGCATTATTATCGCCATTACCTTCCTCGGCCTGATTGTCATGCTGTACGGCGCATCGGTGTCCATTCTTCTCGGAGGATTTGCTCAGGTCGAAGGGGGGCAGGCACAGGCAAATGCCGGGCGGATGGCAAATGCGCTCGCCGATGACATCATGACACTTGACGATCTGGCATTTGAGCTGGCTTCGCGGGAAGATCTTCATGCGTTTCTCTCGGGGGAGAGCACTGATGACACGATCTCCGATCTCGACATGACGATTTATCAACGCCTTGGCATCAATTATTTCCTGATATATTCTTACAACGGTACACTCCGTGCGGCACAGGGGGTCGATTTCCGGAACCGCAGTCCGGCAGAGGTCCCGGAAAGCCTGCTGAACGGGCTTTCCCGGGCACCGGGGAGTGTCACCGCAGATATGATGGGCCTCATCATGCTTCCCGAAGGACCGCTGATGGTCGTCGCCCGTCCCGTGTCCAATGAGGGCGGGACACTCGGCGCGATTGTTGTTGCCCGCCATCTTGATAAAACGGAAATCGAACGCCTCTCCTTCATTACAAGTCTTCCGGTGGAAATAATCCCGTATTCATCAGCCCGCACACAACCGCTCCTCTCTTCGATATTTCCCGAATTAAATTCAGCAGGAGAGCCGTTCCTTGTGCGTTCCGAATCCATGGAAATTTCAGTACATGCCCCTGTCGTGACCCGCCCCCTGACGGCGGACACGATCGGCGGATACGCTCTGGTTCGTGACGTTTCGGGAAACCCCGCAGTAATCCTGCAGGCGAAGATGCCCCGGGTCATTTTCGCGCAGGGTGAAGCAAGCCTCTTTTCCTTCATCCTCTTTCTTCTCGGGGGCGGGTGCGTCTTCGGGTTCCTGATGGTTGTCCTGCTCCGGAAGAGCGTGCTGTCACGCCTCTCGTTTCTCAGCACCCGCGTCCAGGGCATCGGCTCCGAGAAAGACTTCGCCGCCCGGGTTGACGTACACGGCGACGATGAAGTGGCCGCGCTCGCAACAGCCATCAACGGCATGCTCACAGAACTTGAGTATTCGCAGCTGCATCTTGAGGATCAGCTGATCGAATCCGAGGAGCGGTACCGGCGCTTCTTCCACAGCTGGAATGATATCCTTCTCGTGCATGAGGTGAAGCAGGACGATACACCGGGCAGATTCATTGATGTCAATGATGCCGGCTGCGAACGCCTCGGGTACGACCGGAAAGCAATCCTCCAGAAATCCATCGCTGATATTGTAAAGCCGGAAGATACCAAAAAATTCTCCGAATCGAGAAAAGCTGTCCTTCACAACGACATCGGTCAGACACTCTTCGAGATAGATTTCATCACAAGCTCGGGGGAATACATTCCGATGGAAGTCAACGCGAAGTTCATCGATTATATGGGCAAAACCGCCGTTCTCTCGGTTGCCCGGGACATATCGGAGCGGCGCGAGATTGAAAGGCTGAAAATGGAGGCTTTCAAGCAGATTGAAAAGAATATGGAGCAGTTTGCGATTCTCAACGATCACATCAGGAATCCTCTCCAGGCGATTGTCGGTCTTGCACTCCTTCATGCCGAGCATGAAAAACTGGCCGAGGAGATCATTGCGCAGGCTGCCATTATCAATCGGATTGTGGATGATCTCGACACGGGATGGATTGAGTCAGAAAAGATACGCAGCTGGCTGCGGCGATATTACAAATTTGACTGACGGCGCCGTTCGTGATCGGCATCCTGCCCCGCGATCCGGCCGGGTTATATCCGTTGAGCGTTTCCTGGAGTACAGGCGTTGAGCACCGCTTCGATGACGCCAAGGACGCCCTCGGTACCTGCCACGGCGCGGTTCTGCAGCATGTACTGTCCCCGGAGAGGGTACGTGAGGCCCACAAACCGAATCTTCGGTGCGGTCACATGCTCATAGCTGGATCCAATCAGAAGATCGGGGTCACTCTCCCGGATCAGGTCTCCGATCGTACCGAGATCATACGCCTCCCGTGCAGGAATGGTGCACAGCGAGGGAGGGTTCCTCGTTCCGACTACCGCGATCTCGGCATCGAGATAGGTGGTGAGAAGCCCGGCAATCATCTCCGCGTAGGCGGCAGTCGCGAAGATGGCAACACGAGGAGGGTCACAGCGCCGGAGGAACCTGTCACAGGATCTGACGATGCTTTCTTCCGTTTCATCGATTTCCCGGAATACGGGGTCAGTGTCCCATCCGGAGCCATGTGACTGAAGGTTGTGAAACGTAGAGCGAAGACTTTCCAGTCCGAGAAGCGACCCTGCCGCCGTTCCCACACCGCTCCTGAGATCCGGATTCGTCTCAACCGTGACCGGCGCCGCCCGATATGCATCCCGAAGCCGGGCACTGCAGAAGCACGTGGCTACCGGTATGCCGGCCATCCGGAGGAGGCGTTCTCCCTCGCGCCGGTTTCCCCGGGCAAAACGGTCGGTCAGCGAAACCCCGTCAATGTTCACTCCTGGTATGCCTTCTCCGACAGACGGCGCAAGCACGTCCATCGCCCTCCGATATCCATCCTCCATCCGTCCCGAGAATCCGGGGGTATCCACGATGAGCACATCCTCATCCTCCAGCAGCAGGCCAAGATCCTCCCCGACAATCGACGGGACGCACATCGGGATTACGGCAATCCGGGAATAGGACCCGGCGAGCTCCGCAACGAGTGCCCTCAGGCGATCCTCCGCCCCGAAGATGACATCCCTGCAGTCAAGGGAGGTGCAGTGGAGCGGCGCTGAAACGAGAGACTGTGTGTAATAATAACATCCGCTCGATCCGTGCAGGATGACGCCGAGGTCGTGAAATCCGGAGAGGCACGCAGCCGCGCCTGCCATTGCGCAGGGCCAGACGGGATTTTCACACATGCCGGGCATGCAGGCACCTCCTCCAGATCCTCAGCATCTGCCGCGCTCCTCCAATCCCGACTGGTCCGTTCCACGGGACGGGGATTCCCGTGTCGGTAACAGTGCAGCCGATACAGGATACGAGGCTCAGGGCGTCCGCCCATTCGCCGGCGGTGGCAGGGGGCTGCAATGCGATGCGTTCTCCCCTCAGGTCGCTGAAATCCGATGCAAGGTCCTGCCACCGCGCCTCCTCTTCACGGATTGCATCGGTAGCGTCGCATCCGAAGATCCCACTGAGACGGCGGATCAGTCTGCAGGATCCGGCAGGGCCTGTCGGAAATCCGGCAATACCCGGAATCCTGTATTTATCGGCGAAAAAACGGGAAAGCGCTCCCACCGGATCCTCTCTGAAGAGATTTACGTTCCCTCCCGCAAAGCGGCCGAAACCGGAAGCAGGAGTGTTTCTCACGAACCTGACGTTTACCGGGATGTCGAGTCTTTCGAGAATCCTCTCAACTTCCCGAAAATTTTCTTCCACTTCCACCTCGAGGTTGCGTTCCCCGACGATATTAACGCCCTCGCCGCAGGCATCGCCTGTACCGATGAGCGAGGAGAGGCCGGTCAGGGCACGGGAGAAGCCATCGGAGAATGAGCCTCCTAAAAATCCCGCGCAATCGATGGGAATTACCGGAATCTCCCATTCACGTCTGCATATGCCTTCCGTGTCGTCACCGATCGTTCCGGCTACACAGGTGCTGATCACGAACACGGCATGCGGGGACCGTTCGATAGCCGCGGCAATGGTCTCCTCCAGACTCTCCTCGCCCCCGAAGATGACTTCCCGCTCTCCGAGGCCGGTGCTCATAATTCTGGGCATTGGGAGGATGTCGTACTGCATCAGCGTTGAGTGCAGCAGCGAAACGTGATGGTGGGCGCATCCGGACGGTCCGTGGATGATGCTGATGCCATCCGGTACAAATGCCGTGACGGCAAGGGCGCCGGTGAGAGTGCATCCCCCGTATCTATACGTATTCGAGAGCGAGGTTTTCGAGGTCATCGGTCTCCATCGGGATGGGAATCGTCATCGAGTCGTTCTCGAAGACATCTTCTGCAAGATGCCGGTAAATGTCGGCCTGCGGTGAATCAGGCGCATACTCGATGACAGTCTGCTTGTTGACTTCGGCGACACGGACGATGTTGTCGCGTGGTATATAGGAGATGAGTCGCGATCCGATCCGCCGTGCAAACGCGCCCACGAGTTCCTTTTCTCCCGTGATATTCGCCGAATTACAGATGACTCCCCCGAGTGCACAGGTGCACCGGCTGCGTCGGGAAAGCCGCTGGATTGCCTTGCAGATATTATTGGCCGCATACAGGGACATCAGTTCCCCCGAGGTCACAAGGTAGACTTCCCGCGCATAACTTTCACGCATCGGCATGGCAAACCCGCCGCAGACAACATCGCCGAGCACGTCATAGAGTACTACATCGCCGTAAAGGGCATCGAGTCGTTCCAACAGCTGGAATGTTGCGATAATCCCCCGTCCGGCACACCCCACACCGGGTTCGGGG
Encoded here:
- a CDS encoding DNA mismatch repair protein MutS, with product MKDGPTPAMRQFYTMKERHPDAIIFFQMGDFFETFGEDAEVVARELDITLTSRGRTRNGERMPLAGVPVHAGESYIARLVAKGYRVAVCEQVEDPKKAKGVVQRDVVRIVTPGTVIDSGMLPASGPSYLMGIAPDAKRHVYGLAFLDISTGEFFVARSGADDAGQDLLSWVARYRPTECIVPPDLSEHVKKCLRHRGVVVTTGGYEAFDTGRTLPLLCEQFGVASLEGFGCAEMPESIAAAGACLWYAKDTQKAGLAHINGMSVRHEDTSMVLDSITLRNLEIIESIRKGDTSSTLIELLDDARTPMGSRTLRSWVTAPLVTKTAIEERLDAVEFFIRNPVDRADLRALLHRFADIERIAGRISYGNAGPRDLVTLRASLERIPPVRELLERHGDALPVRIAAAAGGIMPMTETADLIRRAVVDEPPLLARSGGVIREGYDEQFDELHRTATTGITWIAEFQQQERDRTGIKSLKVGYNRIFGYYIEVTRPNVRLVPPEYQRKQTTANGERYTLPALQEKEAVIAHAEERRSAVEADLYTALIALLREHVPDMQATARSLGLLDAYAALAEVAASGAYTRPVIADTEELTIREGRHPVVECGLERGFVPNDTDLDSGADQILIITGANMAGKSTYMRAVALICIMAQMGGYVPAAHATIGIVDRIFTRVGAFDDLASGQSTFMVEMLELANILNNVSRKSLVILDEIGRGTSTLDGFSIARSVLEFLHGKSSAGPRTLFATHFHELVDVEADLKRVRNYHFAVKDTGTEVAFLRKLIPGATNRSYGIHVARLAGIPNRVTDRADEILRDMLRRTPAPEGKRAPRYTQMLLVSTPEIATTDHRVIADLQGADLDALTPKDALLLLYDLQKKARGER
- a CDS encoding 3-isopropylmalate dehydratase large subunit (catalyzes the isomerization between 2-isopropylmalate and 3-isopropylmalate in leucine biosynthesis), translating into MAKTIVEKIFSRTCARGVSAGEVVMAPVDGAMIHDITGPLAIHKFHEMGGERVFDPSKVIMLFDHQVPADSISAAELQQFMRSFASGQGIYNYDLREGVCHQVVMEKGRAAPGEIIVGSDSHTCMYGAAGAFATGIGSTDMGFVLRYGALYFRVPESIRIDISGTFPEWVGAKDFILSLASDIGADGATYQALEFTGEAIGRMDMAGRMTCCNMAIEMGGKAGIVPPDTTTWAYVGERRDIVPFDLASDDGASYAAWKSYDVSDLEPQVAVPHNVDHVVAVGEVAGTPVDQVFIGSCTNGRFEDFRDAARILGDRRFSDDVRVIIIPASREEYLKTLRAGYIERFVGAGALVEAPCCGPCMGGAFGLLAPGEVSLSTSNRNFRGRQGSTDAKVYLASAATAAATAITGEIADPREVA
- a CDS encoding 3-isopropylmalate dehydratase; translation: MRVWVFGDDIDTDAIIPGRYLTIYDPKELATHAFEGTRDDFRTDAREGDIIVAGRNFGCGSSREHAPLALRGAGVRLIVARSFARIFYRNSINTGIMPVVCPDIGAIGETSRIAVHSEAGYVDADGVRYPIEPVPGFLRQIVAAGGLVPYAREIEEVETCTGSRQ
- a CDS encoding 3-isopropylmalate dehydrogenase (catalyzes the oxidation of 3-isopropylmalate to 3-carboxy-4-methyl-2-oxopentanoate in leucine biosynthesis), with the translated sequence MYRVAAIAGDGIGPEIIAAGKKVLDAASEKFGFEIAWEDFPIGADRYLETGELLTEDDLKDLSRFRAIYFGAIGDDRIAPGILEKGILLALRFYFDQYINLRPVRLLEGVWTPLAGKTPADIDFTIVRENTEDFYVGLGSRFSGRERREFTLSRDLYSVKFGLDVESDSEEIAYQIGVLSREGSRRVIRYAFDCAAVRKRRLTSVDKANVLSDVYGLWRDVVHEVAAGYPTVSTEFSYVDAITMWFVKNPEWFDVVVTPNMFGDIITDLGAMIQGGLGLAPGGNINPTGTSMFEPIHGSAPKYKGLGVANPVATIWAGSMLLDHLGEHAAAASVLAGIEKSIRDGITTRDMGGDETTAGVGEAISRFILGGGV
- a CDS encoding nitrogenase iron protein; its protein translation is MKQIALYGKGGIGKSTTSANLSAALSDRGLDIMQIGCDPKHDSTRMLMHGTWIPTVLDLVRARGDTAISVEEVVFRGYNGIRCVEAGGPEPGVGCAGRGIIATFQLLERLDALYGDVVLYDVLGDVVCGGFAMPMRESYAREVYLVTSGELMSLYAANNICKAIQRLSRRSRCTCALGGVICNSANITGEKELVGAFARRIGSRLISYIPRDNIVRVAEVNKQTVIEYAPDSPQADIYRHLAEDVFENDSMTIPIPMETDDLENLALEYV